The following coding sequences are from one Humulus lupulus chromosome X, drHumLupu1.1, whole genome shotgun sequence window:
- the LOC133803433 gene encoding eukaryotic translation initiation factor 4G-like isoform X1, translated as MMHKTKKYEVGKTKKDEQAKQKKFEGILKQLTPLNFEELLEQVKAIDIDNAGTLRGVVAQIYEKSLMEPTFCEMCANFCFHLSGELPDFSEYNEKITFKRLLLNKCQEEFERGEREQEEANKADEEGEEKQSEEEREEKRIKARRRMLGNIRLIGELYKKNMLTERIMHECIKKLLGQHQTPDEEDVEALCVLMSTIGEIIDHPKAEEHMDAYFDCMKILSNNMKLSSKARLMLKDTIDLRKNKWQQIRRVEVCKTGDEEEAKQRQLRAILNKLTPTKFSKLLKQVIYVEMDNAKTLLGLVGQIVDRAPMEPTFCEVYANFCYHLSVELLRFCQENENISFKRLLAIKCQKEFEKGERLREEANKVDEESEVKQSKEEREAKIIKGKRRMLGHIKFVGELYKKKMLTERIMHHCIRKLLHQHHTPHEENLEALCILISTIGEIIDQPKSKALIDEYLEKMETLSNNIELTSRIRFMLKDAIDLRKNQWQQRRRIEGPKEIQEIHYDVAQRRQEKSCRQGCGLGINLSRSWEPSKDHFTRGSAVLFSPSFQLGSQNVHLDVGQPFEATTLSAPLTKRPVCGDASTFLSQDGISRVVSSRGSLSPSFSSLADSPRKDLIPRMWLEELQEKSKAAIKEFYSARDVEEVTRCIKELNSPSFHPTMVFIWITDSFEEKDMEIDLLAELLVTLTKSHTDTLSRSQLIKGLESVLVTLEDIIIDTPKAPKYLGQILAKIIKANVASLGEIGQLIHNGGEEPGSLVNTGIAADVLGNILESIRELF; from the exons ATGATGCACAAAACTAAGAAGTATGAAGTGGGTAAAACGAAAAAGGACGAACAAGCCAAGCAAAAGAAGTTTGAGGGTATATTAAAGCAGCTAACTCCTTTGAACTTTGAAGAGTTGTTGGAGCAAGTGAAGGCTATTGATATTGATAATGCTGGCACACTTCGTGGTGTTGTTGCACAGATCTATGAAAAATCTCTTATGGAGCCTACTTTCTGTGAGATGTGTGCTAACTTTTGCTTTCACCTTTCTGGAGAGTTGCCTGATTTTAGTGAATATAATGAGAAGATAACTTTTAAGAGATTACTTCTCAATAAGTGCCAGGAGGAATTTGAGAGAGGAGAAAGAGAGCAAGAGGAAGCCAACAAAGCTGATGAGGAGGGCGAAGAAAAACAATCTGAAGaggaaagagaagagaagaggatcAAGGCAAGGAGACGGATGTTGGGTAATATTAGGTTGATTGGGGAGCTGTACAAGAAGAATATGTTGACTGAGAGGATAATGCACGAATGCATTAAGAAACTGTTGGGTCAACATCAAACTCCTGATGAGGAAGATGTTGAAGCTTTATGTGTGCTGATGAGCACAATTGGGGAGATCATTGACCATCCAAAAGCTGAGGAGCATATGGATGCTTATTTTGATTGCATGAAAATCTTATCAAATAATATGAAGCTATCATCTAAGGCCAGGCTAATGTTGAAGGATACCATTGATCTTAGAAAGAATAAATGGCAGCAAATTAGGAGAGTAGAAGTGTGTAAAACTGGAGACGAGGAAGAGGCCAAGCAGAGGCAGTTGAGGGCTATATTAAACAAACTAACTCCTACAAAATTTAGCAAACTGCTTAAGCAAGTGATATATGTTGAAATGGATAATGCTAAGACGCTCCTTGGTCTCGTAGGACAAATTGTTGACAGAGCCCCCATGGAGCCTACTTTTTGTGAGGTGTATGCTAACTTCTGCTATCATCTTTCTGTAGAGTTGCTTCGTTTTTGTCAAGAAAATGAGAATATATCTTTTAAAAGATTACTTGCCATTAAGTGTCAGAAGGAGTTTGAGAAAGGAGAAAGATTAAGAGAAGAAGCCAATAAGGTTGATGAGGAGAGTGAAGTAAAGCAATCTAAAGAGGAAAGAGAAGCAAAGATAATTAAGGGGAAGAGAAGAATGTTGGGTCATATCAAGTTTGTTGGGGAGCTGTACAAGAAGAAAATGTTGACTGAGAGAATAATGCATCACTGCATTAGAAAACTGTTGCATCAACACCACACTCCACATGAGGAAAATCTTGAAGCATTATGCATACTGATAAGCACAATAGGGGAGATCATTGACCAACCAAAGTCAAAGGCGTTGATTGATGAATATTTAGAGAAGATGGAAACTCTATCAAATAATATTGAACTAACATCTAGGATTAGGTTCATGTTGAAGGATGCTATTGATCTCAGAAAGAATCAATGGCAACAAAGAAGGAGGATTGAAGGGCCAAAGGAGATTCAGGAAATTCACTACGATGTTGCTCAACGTCGACAGGAAAAATCATGTAGGCAGGGCTGTGGTCTAGGCATCAATCTATCAAGAAGCTGGGAGCCTAGTAAGGATCATTTTACAAGAGGGTCGGCTGTGTTATTCTCTCCCAGTTTTCAGCTAGGCAGTCAGAATGTTCATTTAGATGTGGGGCAGCCTTTTGAGGCCACGACCTTATCAGCTCCCTTAACTAAAAGACCAGTTTGTGGTGATGCTAGTACTTTTTTGTCCCAAGATGGTATTTCTAGAGTAGTGTCCAGTAGAGGATCACTTTCACCGTCATTTTCTTCACTGGCTGATAGTCCTAGGAAGGATCTCATTCCAAGGATGTGGCTCGAAGAACTGCAAGAGAAGTCAAAGGCAGCTATTAAAGAATTTTACAG TGCTAGGGATGTTGAGGAAGTTACTCGATGCATTAAAGAGTTAAACTCCCCAAGCTTCCACCCAACAATGGTATTTATATGGATCACAGACTCTTTTGAGGAAAAGGACATGGAAATAGATCTTTTGGCAGAACTTCTTGTCACTCTTACCAAGTCTCACACCGATACTTTGAGTCGGTCACAGCTCATTAAAGG GCTGGAATCCGTTTTGGTAACTTTGGAGGATATCATAATTGATACCCCTAAAGCACCAAAGTACCTTGGTCAAATATTAGCCAAAATCATCAAGGCAAATGTGGCTTCATTGGGAGAGATTGGTCAGTTAATACACAATGGTGGAGAGGAGCCAGGCAGTCTTGTAAACACTGGGATTGCAGCTGATGTTCTTGGAAATATCTTGGAGAGTATCAGAGAACTATTTTGA
- the LOC133803434 gene encoding eukaryotic translation initiation factor 4G-like, translating into MMDKTKNYEMGKAKKEEQTKQRKFEDILNKLTPQNFEELFEQVKDVNIDNAGTLRGVVAQIYDKALMEPTFCEMCANFCFHLSGELPDFSEDNEKITFKRLLINKCQEEFERGEREQEEANKANEEGEEREEKRNKARRRMLGNIRLIGELYKKKMLTERIMHECIKKLLDSQHQTPDEEDVEALCELMSTIGEIIDHPKAKKHMDAYFDSMETLSNHMTLSSRIRFMLKDTIDLRKNKWQQRKRVEGPKEIQEIHYQQAKSTGIRGSAVLFSPSSQLGSQNVHLDAGQPFEAIALSVPLTRRPVCDDASTSVSQGGISRVVSNRGSLSLPFSSLADSPRKDVILRMWLEELQEKSKAAIKEFYSTRDVEEVTQFIKESNFPSFHPTLVLDHRLF; encoded by the exons ATGATGGACAAAACTAAGAATTATGAAATGGGTAAAGCGAAAAAGGAAGAACAGACCAAGCAAAGGAAGTTTGAGGATATATTAAACAAGCTAACTCCCCAGAATTTTGAAGAGCTGTTTGAGCAAGTGAAAGATGTTAATATTGATAATGCTGGCACACTTCGTGGTGTTGTTGCACAGATCTATGACAAAGCTCTTATGGAGCCTACTTTCTGTGAGATGTGTGCTAACTTTTGCTTTCATCTTTCTGGAGAGTTGCCTGATTTTAGTGAAGATAATGAGAAGATAACTTTTAAGAGATTACTTATCAATAAGTGCCAGGAGGAATTTGAGAGAGGAGAAAGAGAGCAAGAGGAAGCCAACAAAGCTAATGAGGAGGGTGaggaaagagaagagaagaggaataAGGCAAGGAGACGGATGTTGGGTAATATCCGGTTGATTGGGGAGCTGTACAAGAAGAAAATGTTAACTGAGAGAATAATGCATGAGTGCATTAAAAAACTGTTGGACAGCCAACATCAGACTCCTGATGAGGAAGATGTTGAAGCTTTATGTGAACTGATGAGCACAATTGGGGAGATCATTGACCATCCAAAAGCCAAGAAGCATATGGATGCGTATTTTGATTCGATGGAAACTTTATCAAATCATATGACACTGTCATCCAGGATCAGGTTCATGTTGAAGGACACTATTGATCTCAGAAAGAACAAATGGCAACAAAGGAAGAGGGTTGAAGGGCCAAAGGAGATTCAGGAAATTCATTATCAACAGGCAAAATCAACAGGTATAAGAGGGTCAGCTGTGTTATTCTCTCCCAGTTCTCAGCTGGGCAGTCAGAATGTTCATTTAGATGCAGGACAGCCTTTTGAGGCCATCGCCTTATCAGTTCCCTTAACTCGAAGACCAGTTTGTGATGACGCTAGTACTTCGGTGTCCCAAGGTGGTATTTCTAGAGTAGTGTCCAATAGAGGATCACTTTCACTCCCATTTTCTTCTTTGGCTGATAGTCCAAGGAAGGATGTCATTCTAAGGATGTGGCTTGAAGAACTGCAAGAGAAATCAAAGGCAGCTATTAAAGAATTTTACAG TACTAGAGATGTGGAGGAAGTTACTCAATTCATTAAAGAGTCAAACTTTCCGAGCTTCCACCCAACCTTGGTATTGGATCACAGACTCTTTTGA
- the LOC133803433 gene encoding eukaryotic translation initiation factor 4G-like isoform X2, with product MMHKTKKYEVGKTKKDEQAKQKKFEGILKQLTPLNFEELLEQVKAIDIDNAGTLRGVVAQIYEKSLMEPTFCEMCANFCFHLSGELPDFSEYNEKITFKRLLLNKCQEEFERGEREQEEANKADEEGEEKQSEEEREEKRIKARRRMLGNIRLIGELYKKNMLTERIMHECIKKLLGQHQTPDEEDVEALCVLMSTIGEIIDHPKAEEHMDAYFDCMKILSNNMKLSSKARLMLKDTIDLRKNKWQQIRRVEVCKTGDEEEAKQRQLRAILNKLTPTKFSKLLKQVIYVEMDNAKTLLGLVGQIVDRAPMEPTFCEVYANFCYHLSVELLRFCQENENISFKRLLAIKCQKEFEKGERLREEANKVDEESEVKQSKEEREAKIIKGKRRMLGHIKFVGELYKKKMLTERIMHHCIRKLLHQHHTPHEENLEALCILISTIGEIIDQPKSKALIDEYLEKMETLSNNIELTSRIRFMLKDAIDLRKNQWQQRRRIEGPKEIQEIHYDVAQRRQEKSCRQGCGLGINLSRSWEPSKDHFTRGSAVLFSPSFQLGSQNVHLDVGQPFEATTLSAPLTKRPVCGDASTFLSQDGISRVVSSRGSLSPSFSSLADSPRKDLIPRMWLEELQEKSKAAIKEFYRLQLIARGSSKTVIGSFSSWFFPFSILTALYN from the exons ATGATGCACAAAACTAAGAAGTATGAAGTGGGTAAAACGAAAAAGGACGAACAAGCCAAGCAAAAGAAGTTTGAGGGTATATTAAAGCAGCTAACTCCTTTGAACTTTGAAGAGTTGTTGGAGCAAGTGAAGGCTATTGATATTGATAATGCTGGCACACTTCGTGGTGTTGTTGCACAGATCTATGAAAAATCTCTTATGGAGCCTACTTTCTGTGAGATGTGTGCTAACTTTTGCTTTCACCTTTCTGGAGAGTTGCCTGATTTTAGTGAATATAATGAGAAGATAACTTTTAAGAGATTACTTCTCAATAAGTGCCAGGAGGAATTTGAGAGAGGAGAAAGAGAGCAAGAGGAAGCCAACAAAGCTGATGAGGAGGGCGAAGAAAAACAATCTGAAGaggaaagagaagagaagaggatcAAGGCAAGGAGACGGATGTTGGGTAATATTAGGTTGATTGGGGAGCTGTACAAGAAGAATATGTTGACTGAGAGGATAATGCACGAATGCATTAAGAAACTGTTGGGTCAACATCAAACTCCTGATGAGGAAGATGTTGAAGCTTTATGTGTGCTGATGAGCACAATTGGGGAGATCATTGACCATCCAAAAGCTGAGGAGCATATGGATGCTTATTTTGATTGCATGAAAATCTTATCAAATAATATGAAGCTATCATCTAAGGCCAGGCTAATGTTGAAGGATACCATTGATCTTAGAAAGAATAAATGGCAGCAAATTAGGAGAGTAGAAGTGTGTAAAACTGGAGACGAGGAAGAGGCCAAGCAGAGGCAGTTGAGGGCTATATTAAACAAACTAACTCCTACAAAATTTAGCAAACTGCTTAAGCAAGTGATATATGTTGAAATGGATAATGCTAAGACGCTCCTTGGTCTCGTAGGACAAATTGTTGACAGAGCCCCCATGGAGCCTACTTTTTGTGAGGTGTATGCTAACTTCTGCTATCATCTTTCTGTAGAGTTGCTTCGTTTTTGTCAAGAAAATGAGAATATATCTTTTAAAAGATTACTTGCCATTAAGTGTCAGAAGGAGTTTGAGAAAGGAGAAAGATTAAGAGAAGAAGCCAATAAGGTTGATGAGGAGAGTGAAGTAAAGCAATCTAAAGAGGAAAGAGAAGCAAAGATAATTAAGGGGAAGAGAAGAATGTTGGGTCATATCAAGTTTGTTGGGGAGCTGTACAAGAAGAAAATGTTGACTGAGAGAATAATGCATCACTGCATTAGAAAACTGTTGCATCAACACCACACTCCACATGAGGAAAATCTTGAAGCATTATGCATACTGATAAGCACAATAGGGGAGATCATTGACCAACCAAAGTCAAAGGCGTTGATTGATGAATATTTAGAGAAGATGGAAACTCTATCAAATAATATTGAACTAACATCTAGGATTAGGTTCATGTTGAAGGATGCTATTGATCTCAGAAAGAATCAATGGCAACAAAGAAGGAGGATTGAAGGGCCAAAGGAGATTCAGGAAATTCACTACGATGTTGCTCAACGTCGACAGGAAAAATCATGTAGGCAGGGCTGTGGTCTAGGCATCAATCTATCAAGAAGCTGGGAGCCTAGTAAGGATCATTTTACAAGAGGGTCGGCTGTGTTATTCTCTCCCAGTTTTCAGCTAGGCAGTCAGAATGTTCATTTAGATGTGGGGCAGCCTTTTGAGGCCACGACCTTATCAGCTCCCTTAACTAAAAGACCAGTTTGTGGTGATGCTAGTACTTTTTTGTCCCAAGATGGTATTTCTAGAGTAGTGTCCAGTAGAGGATCACTTTCACCGTCATTTTCTTCACTGGCTGATAGTCCTAGGAAGGATCTCATTCCAAGGATGTGGCTCGAAGAACTGCAAGAGAAGTCAAAGGCAGCTATTAAAGAATTTTACAG GCTCCAACTAATAGCTAGGGGTAGCAGCAAGACGGTTATTGGCAGTTTTTCTTCCTGGTTTTTTCCTTTTAGCATTTTGACTGCATTGTATAATTGA